One Misgurnus anguillicaudatus chromosome 19, ASM2758022v2, whole genome shotgun sequence genomic region harbors:
- the LOC129436812 gene encoding E3 ubiquitin/ISG15 ligase TRIM25-like isoform X2, with the protein MAEASISWAQDQFKCSVCRDLLNDPVTVPCGHTYCMRCITDCWDQEDQRGIYRCPQCRKTFSPRPVLGKNVVVAEMVEKLKKTRIEVSGDVKCDTCTGRKLKAIKSCLMCLNSYCQTHLDQHENFFRGKRHNLVEATGQLQEMICTRHDKMMEIYCNRCQLCVCMLCMVDEHRNHDTVSISTASAEKQTQLEETQNELHQKIQEKKKDLQKLRETVESYKRSAQTAVDDCEMIFTQLISEVTQLIRDQEKTAVSRAEGLMEGLKREIEDLKRKDAEKKTLSQTQVHFPFLKSFQSLSLSGSTENFNITPNVSFDAAMKSITQYREKLQRFCIEEMKKISVKKPQMSLTPEPENRREFLQCFHKFTMDPNYNYLKLLNWKQKATYADPQLQYLDHPDRFYTWTQVWCTEAVNGRCYWEMDWSGQGRSGVGIAVAYKSISRKGNHLECAAGRNDQSWSLYCCPNYCSFIHNNMETIVSLSPTSRRVGVYVDPSAGILSFYSVSDTMTLIHRVQTTFTQPLYPMFELDEHSTLVLSCNIVSDIDILAALLSF; encoded by the exons atgGCAGAAGCCAGTATATCATGGGCTCAGGATCAGTTCAAATGTTCAGTATGTCGGGATCTCCTGAATGATCCAGTGACTGTTCCCTGTGGACACACTTACTGTATGAGATGTATCACAGACTGCTGGGATCAAGAGGATCAGAGAGGAATCTACAGATGTCCTCAATGCAGAAAGACCTTCAGTCCACGACCTGTTTTAGGGAAGAATGTGGTGGTCGCTGAGATGGTGGAGAAACTGAAGAAGACAAGAATTGAAGTTAGTGGAGATGTGAAGTGTGACACCTGCACTGGAAGAAAACTCAAAGCCATCAAATCCTGTCTGATGTGTCTGAACTCTTACTGTCAAACTCATCTTGATCAACATGAGAATTTCTTCAGAGGTAAAAGACACAACTTGGTAGAAGCCACCGGACAACTGCAGGAGATGATCTGCACTCGCCATGATAAAATGATGGAGATTTATTGTAATCGATGTCAgctgtgtgtttgcatgttgtGTATGGTGGATGAACACAGAAATCATGATACTGTATCCATATCAACAGCAAGCGCAGAGAAACAG ACTCAGTTAGAAGAAACACAGAATGAACTTCATCAGAAGATCCAGGAGAAAAAGAAAGATCTTCAGAAGCTCAGAGAGACGGTGGAGTCTTATAAG CGTTCTGCACAGACAGCAGTGGATGACTGTGAGATGATATTTACTCAACTGATCTCTGAAGTAACACAactgatcagagatcaggaGAAAACTGCAGTGAGTCGAGCTGAAGGACTTATGGAGGGACTGAAGCGAGAGATTGAAGATTTAAAGAGGAAAGATGCTGAAAAAAAGACGCTTTCACAAACACAAGTTCACTTTCCGTTTCTTAAG AGTTTCcagtctctttctctctctggaTCTACAGAAAACTTCAATATCACTCCCAACGTCTCTTTTGATGCTGCTATGAAATCTATCACTCAGTACAGAGAGAAACTGCAGCGTTTCTGCATAGAAGAGATGAAGAAGATTTCTG TGAAAAAACCCCAGATGAGTTTGACCCCTGAACCCGAAAACAGGAGGGAATTCCTACAAT GTTTCCATAAGTTCACTATGGATCCAAACTATAATTACCTCAAACTGTTAAACTGGAAACAAAAGGCTACATATGCTGATCCACAGCTGCAGTATCTGGATCATCCAGACAGATTTTACACCTGGACCCAGGTGTGGTGTACAGAAGCTGTGAATGGCCGCTGTTATTGGGAGATGGATTGGAGTGGACAGGGGAGGTCAGGTGTGGGTATAGCAGTGGCGTATAAGAGCATCAGTAGGAAAGGAAATCATCTTGAATGCGCAGCTGGACGAAACGATCAATCCTGGAGTCTTTACTGCTGTCCAAATTATTGTtcattcattcacaataacatgGAGACGATTGTTTCTCTTTCCCCGACCAGCCGTAGAGTAGGAGTGTATGTGGATCCCAGTGCAGGAATATTATCTTTCTACAGCGTCTCAGACACAATGACCCTCATTCACAGAGTTCAGACAACATTCACTCAACCTCTCTATCCTATGTTTGAACTTGATGAACACTCAACATTAGTACTGTCATGTAACATTGTTAGTGATATTGATATTCTGGCTGcattattgtcattttaa